In Gemmatimonadota bacterium, a single window of DNA contains:
- a CDS encoding SRPBCC family protein, giving the protein MREPFSLGPLPVGTAMETVDERVVRASVADIFALVRTVEHWPAYLPHYRFVRFRERARDGGGIVEMSANRPFGLVNWPTWWLSEMQVDPDRPAVRFRHIGGITTRMDVEWAFEALPNNQGTHVRLVHVWDGPRWPLIGVFAATIVIGPIFVHGIASRTLEGLARVAEGTAGALAARVAPSHSPSHPPSA; this is encoded by the coding sequence ATGCGCGAACCGTTCTCGTTAGGCCCCCTCCCGGTCGGCACGGCCATGGAAACCGTCGACGAACGTGTCGTGCGCGCCAGCGTCGCCGACATCTTCGCCCTCGTGCGCACCGTCGAGCACTGGCCCGCCTACCTGCCGCACTATCGCTTCGTACGCTTTCGCGAGCGGGCGCGTGACGGCGGCGGCATCGTCGAGATGAGCGCCAACCGTCCGTTCGGCCTCGTCAACTGGCCCACCTGGTGGCTCTCGGAGATGCAGGTGGATCCCGATCGCCCCGCCGTCCGCTTCCGGCACATCGGAGGCATCACGACGCGCATGGACGTGGAATGGGCCTTCGAGGCGCTCCCCAACAACCAGGGGACGCACGTGCGCCTCGTCCACGTGTGGGACGGGCCGCGCTGGCCGCTCATCGGCGTCTTTGCTGCCACGATCGTCATCGGCCCGATCTTCGTGCACGGGATCGCCTCGCGCACGCTCGAAGGGCTGGCACGCGTGGCCGAAGGCACCGCCGGTGCCCTCGCCGCACGCGTCGCCCCGTCGCACTCCCCCTCGCACCCCCCGTCCGCATGA
- a CDS encoding flavin reductase family protein, which yields MPLDSDLYRSVLGRFASGVTVVTAQGADGRDHGMTVSAFSSLSLAPPLILVCIDRGASVYAALRDAEWIVVNILSASQEALSRRFSHSDAEARFDGIGFTRAPHGAPILDDVLAHLECRITARHDEGDHTILVAEVEMGAARDERPLLYYRGGYAQLER from the coding sequence ATGCCCCTCGACTCCGACCTCTATCGCAGCGTCCTCGGCCGCTTCGCCTCCGGCGTCACCGTGGTGACGGCCCAGGGCGCCGATGGCCGCGACCATGGCATGACGGTCAGCGCCTTCTCGTCGCTCTCGCTCGCCCCCCCGCTGATCCTCGTGTGCATCGATCGCGGCGCGTCGGTCTACGCCGCCCTGCGCGACGCCGAGTGGATCGTGGTCAACATCCTCAGCGCCTCGCAGGAGGCCCTGTCGCGGCGCTTCTCGCACAGCGACGCCGAAGCGCGCTTCGACGGGATCGGCTTTACCCGCGCCCCGCACGGCGCCCCGATCCTCGACGACGTCCTCGCCCACCTCGAGTGCCGCATCACCGCACGCCATGACGAAGGCGACCACACCATCCTCGTCGCCGAGGTGGAGATGGGTGCCGCACGCGACGAGCGTCCGCTCCTGTACTATCGGGGGGGCTACGCGCAACTCGAGCGGTAG
- a CDS encoding methyltransferase domain-containing protein yields MLTPRRHRGHEILDGDDVPLQLRARSHRDIAVANTVFGGTRALLAALGECTERLPREATFLDVGTGTGEATAHVARFCARRGIAMRTLALDLDPALAAGARRHADHGICASALQLPLADRSVDVVACAQVAHHFEGAALAGLLREMHRVARHRVIVSDLRRSWLAVAGLWLASFPLGFHAVSRHDGIVSILRGFTVAELEALVYDSVGARADVRRRAGFRLTAAWDAPPLADTTFSRPTPHAACANRSR; encoded by the coding sequence GTGCTGACCCCCCGCCGCCACCGCGGACACGAGATCCTCGACGGGGACGACGTCCCGTTGCAGCTGCGGGCCCGCTCGCACCGGGACATCGCCGTCGCCAACACGGTCTTCGGCGGGACGCGCGCCCTGCTCGCGGCGCTGGGCGAGTGCACCGAGCGCCTCCCCCGTGAGGCCACCTTCCTCGACGTGGGGACGGGGACGGGCGAAGCGACCGCGCACGTCGCGCGCTTTTGCGCCCGGCGGGGGATCGCGATGCGCACCCTGGCCCTCGATCTCGATCCCGCCCTCGCCGCCGGTGCCCGGCGCCACGCCGATCACGGGATCTGCGCCTCGGCGTTGCAGCTCCCTCTGGCCGATCGCAGTGTCGACGTGGTCGCGTGTGCGCAGGTCGCCCATCACTTCGAGGGGGCGGCGCTCGCCGGGCTCCTGCGCGAAATGCACCGCGTCGCCCGCCACCGCGTGATCGTGAGCGACCTGCGACGCAGCTGGCTGGCCGTCGCCGGGCTCTGGCTCGCCTCGTTCCCGCTGGGATTTCACGCCGTGAGCCGGCACGACGGGATCGTGTCGATCCTCCGCGGCTTCACGGTGGCGGAACTGGAGGCGCTGGTGTATGACAGCGTCGGTGCACGCGCCGACGTGCGCCGGCGCGCCGGCTTCCGCCTGACCGCCGCGTGGGATGCCCCTCCCCTCGCCGACACGACCTTCTCCCGCCCCACGCCACACGCCGCATGCGCGAACCGTTCTCGTTAG
- the fabF gene encoding beta-ketoacyl-ACP synthase II — MSRRRVVITGIGAITPIGVTRDGLWSGLQARQSAVRALTRFDPSIFRSHNAAEVPDFIATDHVDAKRAKRLDRFGQFSVAAARMAVEDSGLDLAREDRERVGAMMGTALGGVGYAEEQLGVFLREGLRAVDATLALAVFGGASSCNIAIEFGVQGPNSTNAMSCASGTIAIGDAFRQIRDGYADVMIAGGAEAPLAPLCFGAFALIRAMSTRNDDPRRASRPFDRDRDGFVMGEGAAVLILEEHERAVSRGAPIYAELLGFGQTNDAFHMTAPRPDGSQAARAMRLALSDARLGAHELGYVNAHASSTPLNDPTETLAIKEVLGERASTIPVSGTKGYYGHALGASGAIEAAICALALQREWLPPTVNLDAADDACDLAHIAREGSAMRVDHLISNSFGFGGINAALVMRRWH; from the coding sequence ATGAGCAGGCGTCGTGTCGTCATCACCGGGATCGGAGCCATCACCCCGATCGGAGTCACCCGCGACGGCCTCTGGTCGGGGCTGCAGGCGCGCCAGTCGGCCGTCCGCGCGCTCACGCGCTTCGACCCGTCCATCTTTCGCTCGCATAACGCGGCCGAGGTCCCCGACTTCATCGCCACCGACCACGTCGACGCCAAGCGCGCCAAGCGACTCGATCGCTTCGGGCAGTTCTCGGTCGCTGCGGCCCGCATGGCGGTGGAGGATTCGGGGCTCGACCTCGCTCGGGAGGATCGCGAGCGCGTGGGGGCCATGATGGGAACGGCCCTCGGCGGCGTGGGCTATGCCGAGGAACAGCTCGGCGTCTTCCTGCGCGAGGGGCTGCGCGCCGTGGACGCCACGCTCGCCCTCGCCGTCTTCGGCGGTGCGTCCAGCTGCAACATCGCCATCGAGTTCGGCGTGCAGGGCCCCAACAGCACCAACGCGATGAGCTGCGCCTCGGGGACGATCGCCATCGGCGACGCCTTCCGGCAGATTCGCGACGGATATGCCGACGTCATGATCGCCGGCGGTGCCGAGGCCCCGCTCGCCCCGCTGTGCTTCGGCGCCTTTGCCCTCATTCGCGCGATGTCCACGCGCAACGACGACCCGCGTCGCGCCTCACGCCCGTTCGATCGCGACCGCGACGGCTTCGTGATGGGCGAGGGCGCGGCGGTGCTGATCCTCGAGGAGCACGAGCGCGCCGTGTCGCGTGGCGCCCCCATCTACGCGGAACTCCTGGGGTTCGGCCAGACCAACGACGCGTTCCACATGACCGCCCCACGCCCCGACGGAAGCCAGGCGGCGCGCGCGATGAGGCTTGCCCTGTCCGACGCGCGGCTCGGGGCCCACGAGTTGGGCTACGTGAATGCGCACGCCTCGTCGACCCCGCTCAACGACCCCACCGAGACGCTGGCCATCAAGGAGGTCCTGGGGGAACGAGCGTCGACGATCCCGGTGAGCGGCACCAAGGGTTACTACGGGCATGCGTTAGGCGCATCTGGCGCGATCGAGGCCGCCATCTGCGCGCTCGCGCTGCAGCGGGAGTGGCTCCCCCCGACCGTGAACCTCGATGCCGCCGACGACGCCTGCGACCTCGCACACATCGCACGCGAGGGGAGCGCGATGCGCGTCGACCACCTCATCAGCAACTCCTTCGGCTTCGGTGGGATCAACGCCGCCCTCGTCATGCGGCGCTGGCACTAG
- a CDS encoding FAD-dependent monooxygenase gives MSAPRDAEVLVIGGGPAGAASAFFLARAGLDVCIVDRARFPRDKPCAEYLSPQASRILHEMGALGAIERAGAAQLTGMRVRAPNGAIIHGEFASTHGFRGFRDRGLALPRRVLDALLLDRARDAGARVLEGATVRDLVRAGDGRVTGVEVDVDGMRRTLRAPLVVGADGLRTVIGRRLGLTSTGRFPRRVAIVAHYGGVEGMGRCGEMHVDADGYLGLADVGHGMTNVAVVVPAREAHRIGGDPAAFLQRWLATRAHLAPRFAHAERLTTARATGPFNARARRAWAPGAALVGDAADFFDPFTGEGIYAALRGGELLTSYAFEAARATTTRRQDIALAAYDRCLRDAFRGKRLVERAVGTAVAFPALLNRAASVLARQRDMADLLVGVTGDFVPPREVLRPSFLWRLLTARHAPLPADPPAPAVDPARGQAGGRA, from the coding sequence GTGAGCGCCCCGCGCGACGCCGAGGTCCTGGTGATCGGTGGCGGCCCCGCCGGGGCGGCCAGCGCGTTCTTCCTCGCGCGCGCCGGCCTCGACGTCTGTATCGTCGACCGCGCCCGCTTCCCCCGCGACAAGCCCTGCGCCGAGTACCTGAGCCCGCAGGCCTCGCGCATCCTGCACGAGATGGGGGCGCTCGGGGCGATCGAGCGCGCGGGGGCGGCGCAGCTGACGGGGATGCGCGTGCGCGCGCCTAACGGCGCCATCATCCACGGCGAGTTCGCCTCGACGCACGGCTTCCGCGGCTTTCGGGACCGCGGGCTCGCCCTCCCCCGGCGCGTGCTCGACGCCCTCCTCCTCGACCGGGCGCGCGACGCCGGGGCGCGCGTGCTGGAGGGGGCGACCGTCCGCGACCTCGTGCGGGCCGGCGATGGGCGCGTCACGGGGGTCGAGGTCGACGTCGACGGCATGCGCCGCACGCTCCGGGCCCCGCTCGTGGTGGGGGCCGACGGGCTGCGCACCGTCATCGGACGACGGCTCGGCCTAACGAGCACCGGGCGCTTCCCGCGCCGCGTGGCCATCGTCGCCCACTATGGGGGCGTCGAGGGGATGGGTCGCTGCGGCGAGATGCACGTCGACGCCGACGGGTACCTCGGCCTCGCCGACGTGGGACACGGGATGACCAACGTCGCCGTGGTCGTGCCGGCGCGCGAGGCACACCGCATCGGGGGCGATCCCGCCGCGTTCCTCCAGCGGTGGCTGGCGACGCGGGCGCACCTCGCCCCGCGCTTCGCCCACGCCGAGCGCCTAACGACCGCCCGCGCGACGGGACCCTTCAACGCCCGCGCCCGGCGCGCCTGGGCCCCCGGCGCCGCCCTCGTGGGTGACGCGGCCGACTTCTTCGACCCGTTCACCGGCGAGGGGATCTACGCCGCGCTGCGCGGTGGCGAACTCCTGACGAGCTACGCCTTCGAGGCGGCGCGCGCCACCACCACGCGCCGCCAGGACATCGCCCTCGCCGCCTACGATCGCTGCCTGCGCGACGCGTTCCGCGGCAAGCGCCTCGTGGAGCGCGCGGTGGGCACCGCCGTCGCGTTTCCGGCGTTACTCAACCGGGCAGCGTCGGTCCTGGCACGACAGCGCGACATGGCCGACCTCCTCGTCGGGGTCACCGGCGACTTTGTCCCACCCCGCGAGGTCCTGCGCCCGAGCTTCCTCTGGCGCCTCCTCACCGCACGACACGCCCCGCTCCCCGCCGACCCACCCGCCCCCGCCGTCGACCCGGCGAGGGGGCAGGCCGGCGGACGCGCCTAA